The Electrophorus electricus isolate fEleEle1 chromosome 4, fEleEle1.pri, whole genome shotgun sequence region TTAGCGTGGAGCCCCAGGTCTGGCACTAATTAGGCACGGGGCAGTTTTCGCTGTATGACACCAGTGTCTGGCGCGTCACAGCTCATTACCACGCGTTCAATCAAACCAGGCTGGCGTGACGGCTGTTTGTTTACCTGCGCAGGCAGGCGTGGCAGCCGCCTGGCAGCGCGCTCGAGCAGGGGGTCCGGGTGTCCTAAACGCTGCCATATTGAACACGCTCTGTCTGGTCACCCACGCGCGCACCTCCCCATGCCATTAGggtctgatttttaaaaaaggtcactGTAACATTACATAATCTGAAActtgagatttaaaaaataataattttattataaacacaatataataTTCATAGTGTAGACGGGGTAACATATTCTGAGTGGTACATTCCAGCGGGGAATTTGAGGGCACTTTGGGAAAATATAATTCTGAGAGAATAATCCATTCACAATGAAATACACTACATTAAGAATTACATCACGATTTACAAAGTACACATTTTACTACGAAAACGTCCTTAAAATGTCGATGCACACCATATAACATCACATACACAGCATAAAAcagcacttacacacagcaTAAATTAAAAGTTAACAATCCAGTGATCCCTGTTGACAAGCCATGTTGCAAATCTGCATCAAATTCAATACAAACTATAACATTCCGTGATTAAAAAAACTTTGTATTTACAAACTGTATATATTAACTTTATGAATATATGCTTTATCGACCCTGGAGGAGTCTTCCTCCAACCGTTTCACACATCTTTCTCagactctcactctctcctccccGGCTCAGCAGGAGAAAAGGAGTGGTTTGATCGCCCTCTGTTGGCTGAAAGGATTACTACGCTACAACTCTATTCACCATCCCACTGAGACATGCTCACTGAACACCTGACAATGCACAACACGAAAATAGAAAAAGTCATGCTCACAATGACCCCCATCTAATCACAAACGTCTCATTTTCAAAACCGCAAACGCACAGAGCAAGAGGGGACATGCAGGGAGATTAGATTAGTGCAATCCTAATGACTCACTCGCTGCCGTccaggagacaggaggacaaCATGTGGACACGAGCTTATATCTCCAGTTCTGCGGAGGGACAGTTCAGAGAGGGAAATCTTTATAGGCACTTTGAACAGAGCTACAACAATCTGTGTTCAtgaggctcacacacacacacacacacacacacacacacacacacacacacacacacacacacacataggtattaacactgttctgcacatgcatgGTGCAGGAGGAAATATTTCAAACAACGACGGACTAGAATCCACTTGGAAATGGTCAGCAGGACCGCAGAGGGGGTCACAACAGATTTTCAAGTTTTGGACAAACGGAGAGAGCTAGTTgggaggagaaaaaaggaaaggctaaaacaatgaaaaaagccATAAATGTTAATCTCCGTAAAAAGTTGCTGGGCCAGAGTACCAGGCGCCTAACAACACAAATGAACTCATCTGGTGAGGATAACCAGGAAGTAAAAATCACAAAGGTGAAGGAATGCTGGGATTTAGAGTTTTTCCTTGAGTAAAAAGGACACTTTATGCATTTGAGCTGAACAGCAGTGTGTAGAATCGGCTGGTTACTAGGTGAGTATTATATACATGGTATGTTTATTGCGTGAGACAGAACAGTCAGCGGTACGGCTGACCCAGTGGAAGCTGATGTGCATGCTAAAAATCGCCACGCTGGATGACCCACTGCACAGCAGGGGCAGGGGTGTCTGAGCAGGCCTCTGGAAGCTGATGGGGCAGGACTAGATGTTGGCGAGAGGCGACCGGGTACTGGGTCTCACTCCACGGCCATCTGTTCGATATGGTCACTCAGCAGCTTGTACTGGTCTAAACAGGAGGACAGGGTAGAGTCCAGAAACACGGCAGTTGCACTGCACAACACTTTTAAACACTTTCCTTTTTATCATGAAGAAAACTCTTTAGTTCATGAAACAGTCACTGTACAACTTATAAACCTCAGATGACAAATACAGAGGTTTCTCTATCGTCAGTCAAAGAAAACGGATGAATTACACAGACCAAACAGGTTAAGATATGAAACAGGATGTCAGGGGTGTGGACTGGTTTACCTTCGTTCAAGTTCCCAATAACTGCCTGCTTCTTCAGAAAGTCGTTACACAGTTTCTTACTCAGCCCAAAGGCCAGCATATTATGGGTGAAGGTTCtaggatcacacacacacacaaagcaacaaacactgagaacaaagcaacaaacacaaagaatgaaaccactaaacaaaacactctCCGTGGCAAAAAGACACACCCTCATTTgtgagataaaaataaaaattcagctTGAAAGAAATACACCATTTATTCGGACCCATCCATTAGAAACATCCTTTCTAAACACGACCAGTCATTTTAAGGCAACTGCTCACCCCAGCTGCCCAAAAGTGATGTTTTCATCAATCCTGGAGctgtcttctttctcctcctggGTCATGTGACACCACTTTTCCCTGAAAAGGTGtgagggtcaaaggtcaaggtTTGACATCAagtctgttgttgttttttgtttgtttaatgagtcagttttgctttgtttaatgAGCAGGGGGTGAAGGGGGCTCAGGACCTCCCCACTGTCCAGCCTGCCGCCCCCTGCCAGGGCACTTTGATCCACTTCAACGCTGTCAGTCGACGAACCGCACAGGaagcacagagtgagggagCAAACAGCACGGCAGACCATGGATATGCGAACGCACTGTGACTCTGgccttcatgcacacacacatccacgaaGGGAAGACATTAGGGAATCTcggtggggggggtgtaagcAGTGTTTTGTGGTTAGCTATAGCCAAGGCTGcgaataaacacacataaagcaACGTGACctgcaaaagaaaacacacacacacagcttggaGAGAATTCTTCCTGAATTCCTCCCATGTCATGCTGTCTTCCTGACGTAATGTGTGAAAAGGAATACAGTCCGGTCCTACAGAATCCGAAACCATCGCACCATGTTTAATAAGGGTTAGAGTTTAAGCAGATGCTTGTGGGTAGTTAGTTGCATTTGTAAGTGCCGTTATTACAGGGGATTACAGTTCCTGGTTGCTGACAAGCCTTTTTCATGAGAAAAGTCGAAAGgttttgtgtttgggtttgggtttggatttaagaaaactttttttttttcttgctcacATGTTTTGGGACAATCTCCACCATGACCTGGAAGAGCGACGGGCTCCCATGGCAGAAGGGAGATGTCTACAGAGGGAGTCGCGCATGCTAACATTCTGCTACATGCAATCCAGCCAGGCAGCACGATGAGACCATACGGGACccatgagaaacacacagagagaagagcccaCTGAAAGCAGTgtgtccagagagagagcgagagagagagaaaagcctgGACTCCACTACCCAGAAATCACGGCATCAGAACCGGAGCATCTACACCCTCTAATTCTCACTCgtatataaaacaaacataggAATTGCAGATTAAACTGGGCATGAAATATTTCAAAGCAACATTTCGAGTTGGGCAGACACCAACAGAGGTTCAAGGATGGCCTAATGCAAGAAGCGGTTATATTATTCTACTATGCATGCCTAACTAACAAACAGTGAGCGAACAGCAAACACTTTGCCTGGTGGTGTGGTGCATAGGAAATGAAGAAAACTGAGGCCACCTTGGAAAGTTTAAAGTCAAAGTTAAAGGAAGGAAGaacaggagtttttttttttagtttatcaAATTATatcataatgaaataatgttatTGTGAAACAAGCCAGCTGATCTGTTTCAAGCAGAAACACGAACCAACTGCACTGAGCGCCAGGCGCTGAGCTGAACACAAGGGCAGGTTTGAGGCGCGCAGTTTTGGGCCTGGTTTCCTCCGGTTTTAAAAAACTCAGCGAATATCTTATCAGCCCATGACATGACTTCCTGCCCGCCTCCCGCTGTAGGCACTGGGGAAGATGACCTTGCAGGTCTGCACGAGCGTGTCAGCACAGATCCTAACCTGCCACCACTTCCTCCAGGCCCTCATCTAGTGCTGCCCCAGCGGGTTCTACTGCTCTTGTGGGGGATGAGTTTTGGTGGGTTTGCCCTTTCCTGGCCCATTTCTGTCTAGTGGCGTCCAGGGCAGCGGACAGAAAGAGCGACAGACCTCTCGTCTTTCTCCTCCTCAGCCGTCCGCCTGCGCGAGGCAGCGAGGCGCAAGGAGACAAAGGGTTAACGTGGCATGCACAGAGAGATGGGGGGcagggggacagagggagaagagagaggaaagagggggatggggagagagagagagagagagagagagagagagagagagagagagactgactgatgAGCAGATCAGTGCAGCAGTGTTTATCACACAGAGTGAAGCTGGAGACCATGACAAGTGTCAGACGTTTCGTATATTGCAGAATATTAATgtatgaatcacacacacacacacacacacacacacacacacacacacacacacacacacacacacacacacacacacacacactttatatcaGTTTCTCAGCCGAGTCCTCAGGACCCAGCAGAAGGTGGTATTCAGTGTTCAAAACAACATGGTACGTGCATGTTAGGAGCAGACAGCAACTCTGGGTACTGCAGGGGGGAGGCTGGGGTCTAGGATGAGAAACACCAGATCATGTGATTTACTAAAATGCAGCTCAGACGTAACAAGTGCAACCTCACGGCTCGTCTTCTACAAACATCTCCACCCACAACACATGAAACGTGCACAGAGTCACACCAGCCCGGACAACGGAACATCACAATGAACAGACATTCAGCAAAGTCCCCaggctaacaaacacacacacacacacacacacacacgcacacacacgcgtacacacgcacgcgcacacgcacccacctgTAGCTGGTACCTAcacaccctgccacacacagccccagacGTAGAGTTCTACAGCATGATAAATACACAGCAAGGTGGAGCAGAATCCCCACTCAGTGTCAACGACTTCTCCGCCCTTCCTACCTGGTGGTGGGGGACCTCTTATTCCTCTCACAGTGCACAGCATCGAAGAAAGCAGCATTCCAGAACCTCAGGGTGTGCCTTGgaacagaggacaggacagtATTCCGAAGTCAAGGCGATCGCTTTGGTACCTCATCATGACTGAGAGCAGCACACTGCTGCAGGGTGATGCGTAAGAGGTATATGGTCAAGCAGTTCCATTTCTTCATCTGTGTCGTACAGTAATTATCTAAGGATTACACTACCAGGGCGGCTTTGAACTTTAGCCACTGCAGCACCTACCAGATTGGCTGCTGTTTGAGGTGCGTGTACAAATAAatcttctctcctcccttcttctctgGTGGCATGGTTGGAGACGCTGTAGCAGGAAAAGACACATATTCACACGTACGTAAAcatgagtgtgcacacacactcacacacgtgacCCAGAGCAGTGAGAGAGTGCTGACGTGCGGACGTGGAGTGTCTTGTGTGTCTGACTGGACCTACACTTAGAGGCCTGACACTGCTCACTGTCCAACTAATTGAGGAACAGATCGGAAAACATTCCAGGCAGGACTGCCGGAAAACATTCCCAATGGCCTCAGTGTGAGGGGGGGGGAACTCTGCTGACAGAACCCAGCTGAcgcacagagagcagagacctCAGAGGGGGTGTCAGGTCTTAATTCCTCTGGTCTTCCTTGGTCTCCTGCTTCTGCTTCCCTCACCTGCTCATCACAGGTCAAAAACGCGGTTACAGTAACAGGTTTACCTGGTGTGTTAGGGTTCCCTTCTGCTGGGCTCTCTGGATCACTGTGGGCAAAACAGGGAACACAGAGGGTGTGTGTCACACGTAGGTAAAAGGTCTGAAGCTGTGAGCGTCTCCTTCTAAACAGAGAGGTTGGTGTACTTCTCCATTCTCTGTAGCCTGTGTGAAACTGCTAGGCACGGTCAGTAGAGGGCAGTATTCCTCACTTGCTCTTGTGGGTGGAGGGGCCTCTCAGCCTGCTCTCCAAACCTCCAAAGAAGCTCTTGACGTCGGTCTTCGCCGTGGTGCTTCTCAGCAGCTTCTCCGCCATGTCCTTGGTGCCCGAGAGCCAGACCTTCCCGCTGCGCAGGTACGAGTCGATGCCTGCACTCGGCTTCTCAAGGAGTTCCGTGGGGGACAGCTGCAGCTTCcctgggaaacaaacaaacaaacaaacaaacgcacgcacgcgcacacacacacacacacacacgccaaaacaaataaacctcctTTAGAGCCTATGTTCATTAAAATAAGCGTGTTGGTGttgggagcagagaggaagaagtCTGTCCACTCTAAAGTAATGCACACAAAGACAGGAAGCCATCAGCGCCAGACCGAGGTCCTGGTGCATTTATTTTCTAGAACGTTTGCCTTCAAAACGACGCGCCATTTCTTACCGACGTAATAGTAGGTGAAGCACATGGTCATCAAGTGCTTAGCAGGGCTGTAGTCGTCCATCTGGTAGCACCTGTCATGTGGTTACAGAGAAGACCGGCTGGAGGTTAGGCCTCACCACGACCATGCACtcgtcacactcacacacgtttACGCAAATATTGACTCTCCTGGAACGGTTCAGGAAATGACGTTGTGGAATGATTTCAAACACGGAGTGTGTAGTGTGGCCCAGTATAATTCCCACATCCAGTCAGTCTGACTAAAGGCCGGGACAAACTGATCAAGACACAACAGCGTCCCGTGCCCTGGAGCACCAGTCGTACCCTCCACATTCACACGGGTGGGAGGTGGTTCTTACAATTTCACAATGACATGGTTCACTTCCACAAATGATGTTTCAGAAGTAGGAGGCTTACACCAGGAGGGAGTGGCCTTGGTTTAGGGTTAAATCAGAGAGGCAGGACGCAACCGGCTGGTTTGTGAAATTACATATTGCACAATATGGGGAGGCCGAGTAATTCTCTCTACATGAGGACTCACTGTGACTGTAGAGGAGGGGGTTGTGAAATACATTCACagaattctgaaatatttttttctcatgaTTTACTGGAATTCTGGAATTTCTAAGCTTTTGAGATATACTCACTCAAACAGGACGACAGCGAAAGACTGCACCAATCTGTAAAACGTCTGCTCACTCACACGCTTAGAGTTGCAACGCTGTGAAAAGACCAAgcagtaaccccccccccacacacacacacacacacacacacacacgccatcatTTCACATATCATTGGGTTGCACTGAAGTCAGAGTTGCTGTTTAGAGGGACATGCAGGTGGACAGTGGCCAGGTTTTATGTGACAGGTTTACacgtcctctgtgtgtgtgtgtgtgtgtgtgtgtgcgtgcgtgcgtgcgtgcatacgtgcgtgcatgcactgGCGACACACATTCAGATGGTGGCTAAAGGTGTCCTCTCATACCTGGACGCTCACGTATTTGGCGAACCACTCCCTGCCTTTCCCATTTTCACCACCACACAGCTCACCAAAGCGCGCTTTCTCTTCTTGGTCGAAGTCCtgcctgagaaagagagagtatgtaAGTATCTCTCAAACCAATAGCTAAAACTCAGAATAAAAGACTACATTCCCCACAATCATGTCACTTAAAGACAATATCGTACTTTTGTTCAGTGTAACTTTATTTCAACAGTGTCTCAGAGTACGAGTTATGCTTTAGGGAAGACTAGTCTAGTCTTCAGAGGGGTTCTCATATTCTCAGACGTTAATCAATACGTGCGGTGAGAAAGATTTGCCCTCGGTGCATGAAACTCACCTCCCATGAAACAGCTTCTCCACGTAGGCCTTCATGAATTCCCGCCTCTCTGCCTCGTCCGCCTCCTCGGCGCTGTGACTGGATGAGGAAGACGACCGTCGGGAATGTGACTGGTGTGAGGGCGAATCAGAAGCCTCGTTCTCGCTGTCCGCAGACCCTGTGGCGTCGCTTTCGTCTGCCCCTTCCCCCGGCCCGTCCGCAGTCGCTGTGGCAGACACGGGCTTGGGAAGACCCAGAGCTGACACAGGCTCTGGAATGAGGGGCTGCGCTGAGAAAAAGCCAGGAGGACCAACAGCAGAAGGCACTGTTCCTTTAGCGCTGGAAGGCACATCGAAGTCGATGAGGTTTTCCACTGCATGCCCCTCCATGTTGATCCTAGAGGGCAATGCAGTCTGCTGGGTGGCAGTGGGGACAAATACCTCAGCTCTAAACCTATAGAGGGCGCTCCTCCTCCACTTCCCGTATTCCCAAGGTGCAGCAGAACCTGAGAGAAGAGCATTGGTAACCTCCTAATATGCTCAACACACTTTGCGTCATTTCCAAATAAAGGTTTCTGGGATTTATTTGCTCCCCCCTAAATAATACATGAGGTCATTCCAAGCAtgtttgcaaaacaaaacaaagtaaaacacaaataaacaacaacccCGCAAAACCCTTCTTAGTAGGTAAGTAAGATTTCTCAATCTCATTAGATGTTTCAACATCACTGCAAATGCCATGAGCTATGTCTGCGTGGCATGACCATGCAGTGAGACTTACACCACTGATTGGTTAGTTTTGCTGGCCAGCTCACATAGGACGACCACTAGTGTTGCTTCTGCTCCTGACAGACACCAGCTACTCCGGTGTCTCCCTTCTTGTAAGGAAACACTGGCTTTTGTAGGCTAATGCATACTGACAAGAGGCCCTGAACAGCATCCATAGTGAGTTCGTCTCGTTCACGAGAGAGTGCCATCTGTTTCCAGAACGTGGGAACTGCAAATGAATTTGCAACATATGATTATAGTATGTGCTTCACATGCAAACCAGACTACAGAGTAATAGTGCTTGAATAGGTAGTGGTTACACTGCTACATATTGTAATTTCAAAGTGCCttgcaatgtatttaaaacacaatgGTGGAACCTTGTGTGACCTAGCGGAGGGTATATATATCCTTATATACTTGGAATATCCGAGATTTAGCAGAATGATCACAagacacccacacccccacacacaaaaggtTTATCCACTTGCATACTGGATCCTTTTGAAATATCACCATTACAAAACAGTGATAGCGATAATCCATGAATAAGGTGAATAAAACCAACATCATAATGTCAATCCATAAATTTTATATGACACAAGAATCTATATTCTATTCAACAGACGCTTCTCTAACCCATAATCATGTAAAGCCCTTCCTTAGCCTCCATAGGCTGCAGAAATACGTCTGAAAGGACAGTTATGTAATGTAGCCCCACAGAAGTGTGACTCActtgtgcatgtgcgcatgcacacacacatgcagacactaTAAATGAAAAACGTCTGGGGGGGCACAGCTGGCTCGCACAAATATGGGGTCTGCTTTCTTCTGCACTAATGACACAGAACCTTGCACTGCCTTTCCTCATTCTCCACAGACACGGACGAAAGTCAGGAAGAACCACCAAGAAATCTCCCTTGTCCCCTCACGGTCGTACGGAAATGCCACAGCAGGAAGCAGCGTATAGTCAGTGTCCACAATGCACGAGCATGTTTGTTTCGTGATATCGGCACAATGTGTGGAGTCACCCGGCACGCGgacctcatacacacacaagatcaGCTCCCGGCGGGCggaagggaggagagacagagagagtctggtgagaaggagaggaagaggagagagggagagagaaagtgagaggaagagaagtagagaaagagggagagtgctcggtggccaagcagctgcatgtTGTGCAGTATCTCTGCTACATGAGCTGGAGAAAAGTTACCATCGTCCTCCCGTAactcaccaccatcatcataaTCTACCACCACTATACACCACGTTGTGATTATGGATGATTACTTACATTTACGGAACttatctgacactttttatccaaagcaacttacagtcaTGGCTGAGTAAAActttgagcaattaagggtcttgctcaggggcccaacagtgccaacttggcagtggtgggacttgaaccagcaaccttctgattacaagtcaaataccttaaccactgagccaccactgccaaaaTTCAAAGCAGACATATAAAAAGCTAGATGTTTAACCACAAGAAGCAGCTTCCCTAAACTGACATCACCATGTGCGAAGCTCGGACAACTCTCTGTTTTGAACAATGAGAGAGAATGTTGCTCAACGTGGGCGGGGAGACCCACAGTGATTTAGCTGAGTATGGCACATGTGCACTTAGGCAACATGTTCTTTCACGGACCCTGAGAACATCCAGCTCAACTCACCTCAGACTGATGGAACACCACACTGGACACATCACATCATGCATTATACAGCAGCGTGTGAGCTGGAAGGACAGATATAACTCTCCAGTGAGATGCACAGTGCCATTTTTCTAGTGTGACAGCTGTCTGCAGGCCCTGCTTGTTCCAGAGAGCTTTGGATCGATGTCTTAAAATTGAACAGTGAAACAGATCTGCCCATTCCTGATCCGTGAGCCATGCTCATTCCTGATCCGTGCCCATTCCTGACCCGTGAGCCGTACCCATTCCTGAACCTGAACTTTGGTTGGGCTTAATGATGACTAAGTAATCCCCTATTATCCTATTCAGTTTAAACAGTGAactcaagactgttttaatttCAACAAACCACTTTTGTCTGGTTAACTGATCCAAGTGTCTGTTAGGCTGTAAGTGACTTCTCCCCGGGCTGCCTTCTTGAGTCTTTAAACTGGTTTGTTTTACTTATTTGGACACTAAAACCCCTTAAACAAGACTAAAGACGTTAAAGGGGACATatgaaaattcagttttttgGTGCTTGTGCACATACGTTGGGTGTATCCTGAATGTCTACCAACCTGCAAACAATGGGAAAAGGACAACCCAGTCAGTTCATTGTGGGCTACCTACATCTGAAATAATACCAGCTGTTCAGATTTGGCACGGGAACTTCTCTGTTGTTGGCAGCACAGACCGGCGATATATCAGCCACCAGTCTCAGATGATAATGCTCATTTCTGAGGGCAACATCCCAGCTACAGTCGACAGAAACCTGTAGCTAGCTACGCGTTACCTAACCACTTTGGTTCTGACTGCCTTTTACAACCCCGGTCTGTAAATGGATGACAGGCAACGATGCTTTTGCTGAACTAGGGATCAGTACAGTTGTGCATGGCAAAACTGCAGCTGAAGGAAATATGGCTAgctaagcattttaaaaataattatgctaGCTAACTTGTGCATTACTAGTTGATGTATTAGCCAGATGTAACTTTCTAAAGTTATTGGCTTTTATTTGCTGCAGGATGCACAGTACCAGTATTGATATCAGATAGTTAGTTGAATGTTTGTAAGATGAACCTCATCATGTGAATAACAAGTGAGTTACAGACCCAGTCAAAGTTCCAGTCGAGTTCCACTCAGCTATTCAGGGATAAAGTGACATTAGCATGTTGTACTGGGCGAAAATGCCATTTACATCCATTAACTCCTTACCACGTAGAGAAACTGGCACTCAAACCGACTGTTCTGAGCAGGGCTACTTTTGACAGCGCGTGAGGGGAGTTGTGGTGCTTGATCCGCGTCGTGTTTTAACCAAAGCACGTTATTAAAACCCCAGCAAACTGTGTTAAGTTGTGTAAAGAGGGTAAAATAGGTCCCCTTTAAAGTGGAAAACTGTGTGACTGGGCCTAATGTTCAAATGTCAGCAGCAAGGTCacattttgtgtttagtgtATCCATCACTTACAGTTAGTATCACAGCATGGGCTGGAAATAGACACTACCATAGCAACAGAGCCTCACGATAAACCCATGCACCACTGCAGCTGAACCCACAGGAACCCGAGGGCAACAAATTCAAGATAAacggaaagaaaaagaaaagcctcAGGCAGACGCTCACTTTAGCAACCAGACCAGGGCTAGGTTTACAAAACTGAGCTCAAACACTCCCAGACCAGGGCTAGGTTTCTAAAACAGTACACTCAACCATGTCCTGCTCTAATGGTGTAGTCAGTCAAGTAACTCCAAAAACTCCCACAGTCCAAACAGATTTTAAGCGGGTTTTTAAAGGATTACACGTGCGTCAACACCTATTCTCTCAGGTGCAACAGTAACAAAGAAACAACTCTACCGGTTCTTACGCAATATCTCTGCGAGCGTTTCCCATGTCCGAACATCTGCCGAAAGGTTCACGTGCTTCACCTGCCTGCTCGCAAAATGGGAGACACAGGATCATGCCACTCTGGAGATCCCATTCCACAGGATCATGCCACTCTGGAGATCCCATTCCACAGGATCATGCCACTCTGGAGATCCCATTCCACAGGATCATGCCACTCGGGAGAGCTCATTCTGATGCGTACAATTTTAGGCTTCTCGCGGGAggatatatgaatatgtaaacaCCGCAGCCTCGTCAGAGACGAGCCATCTCTCCTGAAACTCCCACTTTTTTTCCACTTACTCTCCTTCTTAGCAATGATTTACCTGATGGAT contains the following coding sequences:
- the kiaa0513 gene encoding uncharacterized protein KIAA0513 homolog isoform X1; amino-acid sequence: MEGHAVENLIDFDVPSSAKGTVPSAVGPPGFFSAQPLIPEPVSALGLPKPVSATATADGPGEGADESDATGSADSENEASDSPSHQSHSRRSSSSSSHSAEEADEAERREFMKAYVEKLFHGRQDFDQEEKARFGELCGGENGKGREWFAKYVSVQRCNSKRVSEQTFYRLVQSFAVVLFECYQMDDYSPAKHLMTMCFTYYYVGKLQLSPTELLEKPSAGIDSYLRSGKVWLSGTKDMAEKLLRSTTAKTDVKSFFGGLESRLRGPSTHKSNDPESPAEGNPNTPASPTMPPEKKGGEKIYLYTHLKQQPIWHTLRFWNAAFFDAVHCERNKRSPTTRRTAEEEKDEREKWCHMTQEEKEDSSRIDENITFGQLGTFTHNMLAFGLSKKLCNDFLKKQAVIGNLNEDQYKLLSDHIEQMAVE
- the kiaa0513 gene encoding uncharacterized protein KIAA0513 homolog isoform X2; its protein translation is MEGHAVENLIDFDVPSSAKGTVPSAVGPPGFFSAQPLIPEPVSALGLPKPVSATATADGPGEGADESDATGSADSENEASDSPSHQSHSRRSSSSSSHSAEEADEAERREFMKAYVEKLFHGRQDFDQEEKARFGELCGGENGKGREWFAKYVSVQRCNSKRVSEQTFYRLVQSFAVVLFECYQMDDYSPAKHLMTMCFTYYYVGKLQLSPTELLEKPSAGIDSYLRSGKVWLSGTKDMAEKLLRSTTAKTDVKSFFGGLESRLRGPSTHKSNDPESPAEGNPNTPASPTMPPEKKGGEKIYLYTHLKQQPIWHTLRFWNAAFFDAVHCERNKRSPTTREKWCHMTQEEKEDSSRIDENITFGQLGTFTHNMLAFGLSKKLCNDFLKKQAVIGNLNEDQYKLLSDHIEQMAVE